The following are encoded in a window of Castanea sativa cultivar Marrone di Chiusa Pesio chromosome 5, ASM4071231v1 genomic DNA:
- the LOC142636756 gene encoding cell division cycle 20.2, cofactor of APC complex-like isoform X2 produces MNRTRILVYKNKPSTPIDPIPQEFFSPPSPQTIPVKHRRHIPQSCERTLDAPDILDDFYLNLLDWGSSNVLAIALRSTVYLWDATNGSTSELVTIDDDDGGPVTSVSWAPDGRHIAIGLNNSHVQIWDYTVNRQLRTLSGGHRQRVGSLAWNNHILTTGGMDGKVINNDVRVRSHIIETYRGHHLEVCGLKWSASFQLASGGNDNLLYIWDKTMASSSAPRQWLHRLEGHTAAVKALAWCPFQGNLLASGGGGGDQCIKFWNAHTGACLNSINTGSQVCSLLWNKNERELLSSHGFTQNQLTLWKYPSMVKMAELTGHTSRVLFMTQSPDGCTVASAAADETLRFWNVFGTPEAAKPAPKAKLEPFAQVSRIR; encoded by the exons ATGAACCGGACACGGATCTTGGTCTACAAGAACAAGCCCTCCACACCAATTGACCCAATCCCACAGGAATTTTTTTCACCACCTTCTCCACAGACCATACCTGTCAAGCACAGGAGACACATTCCTCAG AGTTGTGAGAGGACATTGGATGCTCCTGATATTTTGGATGATTTCTACTTGAATTTATTAGACTGGGGTAGCAGCAATGTCCTTGCCATTGCTCTCAGAAGCACGGTATACCTCTGGGATGCCACAAATGGCTCTACCTCAGAACTTGTCAcgattgatgatgatgatggcgGCCCTGTTACAAGTGTTAGTTGGGCTCCTGATGGCCGGCACATTGCCATTGGATTAAACAATTCCCACGTCCAAATATGGGATTATACTGTTAACAGACAG TTAAGAACATTGAGTGGCGGTCACAGACAAAGAGTAGGTTCACTGGCTTGGAACAATCACATCCTTACAACTGGAGGAATGGATGGTAAAGTTATCAACAATGATGTGAGGGTGAGATCCCACATAATTGAAACCTATAGGGGACACCATCTTGAGGTCTGTGGACTAAAATGGTCTGCCTCATTTCAATTGGCTAGTGGAGGGAATGATAATCTTCTCTATATATGGGACAAAACCATGGCCTCTTCCAGTGCGCCAAGACAGTGGCTTCACAGACTTGAGGGCCACACAGCTGCAGTCAAGGCCCTTGCTTGGTGTCCATTTCAGGGTAATTTGTTAGCCTcaggtggaggtggtggtgatCAGTGCATTAAGTTCTGGAATGCCCACACAGGCGCATGCTTGAACTCTATTAACACCGGCTCGCAGGTTTGTTCTTTGTTGTGGAACAAGAATGAGCGAGAATTGCTTAGCTCTCACGGTTTTACACAGAATCAGCTTACCCTATGGAAATACCCCTCAATGGTGAAGATGGCTGAGCTCACTGGACATACTTCTAGAGTCCTTTTTATGACACAG AGCCCCGATGGATGCACAGTGGCATCTGCAGCAGCAGACGAGACTCTAAGATTTTGGAATGTGTTTGGGACTCCAGAAGCAGCTAAACCTGCACCTAAGGCAAAATTAGAACCGTTTGCTCAGGTCAGCCGCATCCGTTGA
- the LOC142636756 gene encoding cell division cycle 20.1, cofactor of APC complex-like isoform X1 — MDFDYAHYMLTDGRKGKENLAVISPSREAYQKKLAEAFNMNRTRILVYKNKPSTPIDPIPQEFFSPPSPQTIPVKHRRHIPQSCERTLDAPDILDDFYLNLLDWGSSNVLAIALRSTVYLWDATNGSTSELVTIDDDDGGPVTSVSWAPDGRHIAIGLNNSHVQIWDYTVNRQLRTLSGGHRQRVGSLAWNNHILTTGGMDGKVINNDVRVRSHIIETYRGHHLEVCGLKWSASFQLASGGNDNLLYIWDKTMASSSAPRQWLHRLEGHTAAVKALAWCPFQGNLLASGGGGGDQCIKFWNAHTGACLNSINTGSQVCSLLWNKNERELLSSHGFTQNQLTLWKYPSMVKMAELTGHTSRVLFMTQSPDGCTVASAAADETLRFWNVFGTPEAAKPAPKAKLEPFAQVSRIR; from the exons ATGGACTTTGATTATGCACATTACATGCTTACAGATGGGAGGAAAGGCAAAGAGAACCTGGCTGTGATCTCTCCGTCCAGAGAGGCGTACCAGAAGAAACTCGCGGAGGCCTTTAACATGAACCGGACACGGATCTTGGTCTACAAGAACAAGCCCTCCACACCAATTGACCCAATCCCACAGGAATTTTTTTCACCACCTTCTCCACAGACCATACCTGTCAAGCACAGGAGACACATTCCTCAG AGTTGTGAGAGGACATTGGATGCTCCTGATATTTTGGATGATTTCTACTTGAATTTATTAGACTGGGGTAGCAGCAATGTCCTTGCCATTGCTCTCAGAAGCACGGTATACCTCTGGGATGCCACAAATGGCTCTACCTCAGAACTTGTCAcgattgatgatgatgatggcgGCCCTGTTACAAGTGTTAGTTGGGCTCCTGATGGCCGGCACATTGCCATTGGATTAAACAATTCCCACGTCCAAATATGGGATTATACTGTTAACAGACAG TTAAGAACATTGAGTGGCGGTCACAGACAAAGAGTAGGTTCACTGGCTTGGAACAATCACATCCTTACAACTGGAGGAATGGATGGTAAAGTTATCAACAATGATGTGAGGGTGAGATCCCACATAATTGAAACCTATAGGGGACACCATCTTGAGGTCTGTGGACTAAAATGGTCTGCCTCATTTCAATTGGCTAGTGGAGGGAATGATAATCTTCTCTATATATGGGACAAAACCATGGCCTCTTCCAGTGCGCCAAGACAGTGGCTTCACAGACTTGAGGGCCACACAGCTGCAGTCAAGGCCCTTGCTTGGTGTCCATTTCAGGGTAATTTGTTAGCCTcaggtggaggtggtggtgatCAGTGCATTAAGTTCTGGAATGCCCACACAGGCGCATGCTTGAACTCTATTAACACCGGCTCGCAGGTTTGTTCTTTGTTGTGGAACAAGAATGAGCGAGAATTGCTTAGCTCTCACGGTTTTACACAGAATCAGCTTACCCTATGGAAATACCCCTCAATGGTGAAGATGGCTGAGCTCACTGGACATACTTCTAGAGTCCTTTTTATGACACAG AGCCCCGATGGATGCACAGTGGCATCTGCAGCAGCAGACGAGACTCTAAGATTTTGGAATGTGTTTGGGACTCCAGAAGCAGCTAAACCTGCACCTAAGGCAAAATTAGAACCGTTTGCTCAGGTCAGCCGCATCCGTTGA
- the LOC142636756 gene encoding cell division cycle 20.2, cofactor of APC complex-like isoform X3, whose protein sequence is MDEGSMGSSHKRRALWLGPLQEQVPKRKSNRENLDRFIPNRAAMDFDYAHYMLTDGRKGKENLAVISPSREAYQKKLAEAFNMNRTRILVYKNKPSTPIDPIPQEFFSPPSPQTIPVKHRRHIPQSCERTLDAPDILDDFYLNLLDWGSSNVLAIALRSTVYLWDATNGSTSELVTIDDDDGGPVTSVSWAPDGRHIAIGLNNSHVQIWDYTVNRQLRTLSGGHRQRVGSLAWNNHILTTGGMDGKVINNDVRVRSHIIETYRGHHLEVCGLKWSASFQLASGGNDNLLYIWDKTMASSSAPRQWLHRLEGHTAAVKALAWCPFQGNLLASGGGGGDQCIKFWNAHTGACLNSINTGSQVCSLLWNKNERELLSSHGFTQNQLTLWKYPSMVKMAELTGHTSRVLFMTQSPDGCTVASAAADETLRFWNVFGTPEAAKPAPKAKLEPFAQVSRIR, encoded by the exons ATGGATGAAGGATCCATGGGTTCTTCTCACAAGAGAAGGGCTCTGTGGCTGGGCCCTCTTCAAGAACAAGTCCCCAAGAGAAAGTCTAATCGAGAAAAT TTGGATAGGTTCATTCCAAATCGTGCCGCGATGGACTTTGATTATGCACATTACATGCTTACAGATGGGAGGAAAGGCAAAGAGAACCTGGCTGTGATCTCTCCGTCCAGAGAGGCGTACCAGAAGAAACTCGCGGAGGCCTTTAACATGAACCGGACACGGATCTTGGTCTACAAGAACAAGCCCTCCACACCAATTGACCCAATCCCACAGGAATTTTTTTCACCACCTTCTCCACAGACCATACCTGTCAAGCACAGGAGACACATTCCTCAG AGTTGTGAGAGGACATTGGATGCTCCTGATATTTTGGATGATTTCTACTTGAATTTATTAGACTGGGGTAGCAGCAATGTCCTTGCCATTGCTCTCAGAAGCACGGTATACCTCTGGGATGCCACAAATGGCTCTACCTCAGAACTTGTCAcgattgatgatgatgatggcgGCCCTGTTACAAGTGTTAGTTGGGCTCCTGATGGCCGGCACATTGCCATTGGATTAAACAATTCCCACGTCCAAATATGGGATTATACTGTTAACAGACAG TTAAGAACATTGAGTGGCGGTCACAGACAAAGAGTAGGTTCACTGGCTTGGAACAATCACATCCTTACAACTGGAGGAATGGATGGTAAAGTTATCAACAATGATGTGAGGGTGAGATCCCACATAATTGAAACCTATAGGGGACACCATCTTGAGGTCTGTGGACTAAAATGGTCTGCCTCATTTCAATTGGCTAGTGGAGGGAATGATAATCTTCTCTATATATGGGACAAAACCATGGCCTCTTCCAGTGCGCCAAGACAGTGGCTTCACAGACTTGAGGGCCACACAGCTGCAGTCAAGGCCCTTGCTTGGTGTCCATTTCAGGGTAATTTGTTAGCCTcaggtggaggtggtggtgatCAGTGCATTAAGTTCTGGAATGCCCACACAGGCGCATGCTTGAACTCTATTAACACCGGCTCGCAGGTTTGTTCTTTGTTGTGGAACAAGAATGAGCGAGAATTGCTTAGCTCTCACGGTTTTACACAGAATCAGCTTACCCTATGGAAATACCCCTCAATGGTGAAGATGGCTGAGCTCACTGGACATACTTCTAGAGTCCTTTTTATGACACAG AGCCCCGATGGATGCACAGTGGCATCTGCAGCAGCAGACGAGACTCTAAGATTTTGGAATGTGTTTGGGACTCCAGAAGCAGCTAAACCTGCACCTAAGGCAAAATTAGAACCGTTTGCTCAGGTCAGCCGCATCCGTTGA